In a genomic window of Glycine max cultivar Williams 82 chromosome 13, Glycine_max_v4.0, whole genome shotgun sequence:
- the LOC100806689 gene encoding putative dihydroxy-acid dehydratase, mitochondrial-like (The RefSeq protein has 2 substitutions compared to this genomic sequence) has product MQSTLFNPTHSLIPTSPHSIRSNSGHASLSVRASIAVETPTETVKLNKYSSRITEPKSQGASQAVLYGVGLSEDDMAKPQVGVSSVWYEGNTCNMHLLHLSEAVRDGVAAAGMVPFRFNTVGVSDAISMGTRGMCYSLQSRDLIADSIETVMAAQWYDGNISIPGCDKNMPGTIIAMGRLNRPSIMVYGGTTKPGHFEGNTFDIVSAFQCYGEYVSGSINDDQRQNVIRNSCPGAGACGGMYTANTMASAIEAMGMSLPYSSSTPAEDPLKLDECRLAGKYLLELLKMDLKPRDIITRKSLRNAMVIVMALGGSTNAVLHLIAIAKSVGIGLTLDDFQKVSDEVPFIADLKPSGKYVMEDVHKIGGTPAVIRYLLEQGFLDGDCMTVTGKTLAENAELVPPLSNGQEIIRPVENPIKKTAHIQILYGNLAPQGSVAKITGKEGLYFSGPALVFEGEEAMIAAISEDPSSFKGKVVVIRGEGPKGGPGMPEMLTPTSAIMGAGLGKEVALLTDGRFSGGSHGFVVGHICPEAQEGGPIGLIQNGDVINVDIKNRRIDVLVSDEEMEARRKKWTAPPYKANRGALYKYIKNVTPASSGCVTDE; this is encoded by the exons ATGCAGTCCACACTCTTCAACCCCACCCATTCCCTTATCCCCACTTCACCACACTCTATCAGATCCAATTCTGGTCATGCTTCTCTCTCCGTTCGCGCCTCCATCGCCGTGGAAACCCCCACGGAGACGGTGAAGCTGAACAAGTACAGCTCCCGCATCACCGAGCCCAAATCGCAGGGCGCCTCCCAGGCCGTGCTCTACGGCGTCGGTCTCTCCGAGGACGACATGGCCAAGCCCCAGGTCGGCGTCTCCTCGGTCTGGTACGAGGGCAACACCTGCAACATGCACCTCCTCCACCTCTCCGAGGCCGTGCGTGACGGCGTTGCTGCTGCTGGCATGGTTCCCTTCCGCTTCAACACCGTTGGCGTCAGCGACGCCATCTCCATGGGCACCCGTGGCATGTGCTACAGCCTCCAGTCCAGGGACCTCATTGCCGACAGCATCGAGACCGTCATGGCAGCGCAGTGGTACGATGGCAATATTTCCATCCCCGGCTGTGACAAAAAT ATGCCAGGTACTATCATTGCCATGGGGAGGCTCAACAGACCTAGCATTATGGTTTATGGCGGGACTATAAAA CCTGGTCATTTTGAGGGTAACACGTTTGACATAGTGTCTGCCTTTCAG TGCTATGGAGAATATGTGAGTGGATCAATTAATGATGACCAAAGACAAAATGTTATTCGCAACTCATGCCCTGGGGCTGGAGCCTGTGGTGGAATGTATACAGCCAATACCATGGCTTCTGCAATAGAAGCTATGGGAATGTCTCTTCCCTATAG CTCATCTACACCTGCTGAGGATCCACTAAAGTTGGATGAGTGTCGTTTAGCTGGGAAATATCTTCTTGAGTTACTGAAAATGGACTTGAAGCCCCGAGATATCATCACTCGTAAATCACTACGTAATGCAATGGTTATAGTTATGGCACTTGGTGGATCTACTAATGCTGTGTTACATTTAATTGCTATTGCCAA GTCTGTTGGCATTGATTTGACTCTTGATGATTTTCAGAAGGTTAGCGATGAGGTTCCTTTTATTGCAGATCTTAAGCCTAGTGGGAAATATGTCATGGAAGATGTTCACAAG ATTGGAGGGACTCCTGCAGTTATCCGCTACCTTCTTGAGCAAGGCTTTTTAGATGGTGACTGTATGACTG TCACTGGAAAAACCCTAGCTGAAAATGCAGAACTTGTCCCTCCTCTGTCCAACGGGCAG GAAATAATAAGGCCAGTAGAAAATCCCATCAAGAAGACGGCTCACATTCAAATATTATATGGAAACCTTGCACCACAGGGTTCCGTTGCTAAAATTACTGGAAAAGAAGGGCTGTACTTCTCTG gTCCTGCACTTGTCTTTGAAGGAGAGGAGGCAATGATTGCTGCCATTTCAGAGGATCCTTCGAGTTTTAAG gGGAAAGTGGTTGTAATCAGGGGAGAGGGACCCAAGGGTGGTCCGGGAATGCCTGAGATGTTAACACCAACAAGTGCAATAATGGGTGCAGGTCTTGGAAAG GAAGTTGCATTATTGACTGATGGAAGATTTTCAGGAGGTTCACATGGATTTGTGGTTGGCCATATATGTCCTGAAGCACAG GAAGGTGGTCCAATTGGCTTGATTCAAAATGGAGACGTAATCAATGTTGACATCAAGAATAGGAGAATTGATGTTTTGGTATCAGATGAGGAGATGGAAGCACGCAGGAAAAAGTGGACTGCTCCTCCATACAAAGCTAACCGAGGAGCTCTGTACAAG TATATTAAAAATGTGACACCTGCTTCTAGTGGATGCGTAACAGACGAGTAG
- the LOC100807221 gene encoding probable aspartic proteinase GIP2 → MMNKITCPHAPCIPCYKSETQHCELNTPTHPFIVLMLAMSSSFSIHFFLLLSIALFSVCCLAASQAPTTKSHPYILPIKKDPATNLYYTSVGIGTPRHNFDLVIDLSGENLWYDCDTHYNSSSYRPIACGSKQCPEIGCVGCNGPFKPGCTNNTCPANVINQLAKFIYSGGLGEDFIFIRQNKVSGLLSSCIDTDAFPSFSDDELPLFGLPNNTKGIIGLSKSQLALPIQLASANKVPSKFSLCLPSLNNQGFTNLLVRAGEEHPQGISKFLKTTPLIVNNVSTGAISVEGVPSKEYFIDVKAVQIDGNVVNLKPSLLAIDNKGNGGTKLSTMSPFTELQTTVYKTFIRDFIKKASDRRLKRVASVAPFEACYDSTSIRNSSTGLVVPTIDLVLRGGVQWTIYGANSMVMAKKNVACLAIVDGGTEPRMSFVKASIVIGGYQLEDNLLEFDVASSKLSFSSSLLLHNATCSRT, encoded by the coding sequence ATGATGAATAAGATAACATGTCCACATGCCCCATGCATCCCCTGCTATAAAAGTGAAACTCAGCATTGTGAACTAAACACACCAACACATCCATTCATTGTCTTAATGTTAGCAATGTCTTCCTCTTTCTCCATCCAtttcttcctcctcctctcAATAGCCCTTTTCTCAGTTTGTTGCTTAGCAGCATCTCAAGCTCCCACCACCAAATCACACCCCTATATCCTTCCCATTAAGAAAGACCCCGCAACAAATTTGTACTACACTTCAGTTGGCATTGGAACTCCTAGGCACAACTTTGATTTAGTCATTGATCTTTCTGGTGAAAACTTATGGTACGATTGTGACACTCATTACAACTCATCATCCTACAGACCTATAGCTTGTGGCTCAAAGCAATGCCCCGAAATTGGATGTGTTGGTTGCAATGGCCCCTTCAAACCAGGTTGCACAAACAATACATGCCCTGCTAATGTAATCAACCAATTAGCCAAATTCATTTACAGTGGTGGCTTAGGTGAGGATTTCATATTCATTCGTCAAAACAAAGTGTCTGGTTTGCTTTCTAGTTGTATTGACACCGATGCATTCCCATCATTCTCCGACGATGAGTTACCTCTATTTGGCTTACCCAATAACACCAAAGGAATCATAGGCCTTTCAAAGTCACAACTTGCATTACCAATTCAGCTTGCATCGGCAAATAAGGTTCCTTCAAAGTTCAGTCTTTGTTTGCCTTCTTTAAACAACCAAGGTTTCACTAACTTGCTCGTTAGAGCTGGAGAAGAACATCCTCAGGGAATATCCAAATTTCTCAAAACCACTCCGCTAATTGTCAACAACGTTTCCACAGGTGCCATATCCGTGGAGGGTGTTCCTTCAAAGGAATACTTCATTGATGTGAAAGCTGTTCAGATTGATGGAAATGTTGTGAACTTAAAGCCTTCCCTTTTAGCTATTGACAACAAGGGAAATGGGGGAACCAAACTCAGCACCATGAGTCCTTTCACTGAATTACAAACAACTGTCTACAAGACTTTCATTCGAGATTTCATCAAGAAGGCTTCGGACAGAAGATTAAAGAGGGTGGCATCAGTGGCACCATTTGAGGCATGTTATGATTCAACCAGCATTAGAAATTCCTCAACTGGACTAGTTGTGCCAACTATTGATCTAGTGCTGCGAGGTGGAGTGCAGTGGACTATTTATGGAGCCAATTCAATGGTTATGGCAAAGAAAAATGTAGCATGTCTTGCAATTGTTGATGGAGGGACAGAGCCTAGAATGTCGTTCGTTAAAGCTTCAATTGTTATCGGTGGATATCAGTTGGAGGACAATCTTTTGGAGTTTGATGTGGCTTCCTCCAAATTAAGCTTCAGCTCATCGCTGTTGCTCCACAATGCCACATGTTCACGTACTTGA
- the LOC100807749 gene encoding probable aspartic proteinase GIP2, translating to MASSSLFLSLSLTLCLVSSLCYAHKSSLTLPVTKDDSTHQYLTTLSYGTPVESAKFVLDLGGSILWADCASRTTPSSTLAPIFHRSIRCLTAKGPEIETHRWLSSLANPIDQDQPCQIPAENSISGKRVTEGELVEDLVINRSHELLFTCSPTLLLNGLATGAKGMVGLDRSRTSFSSQVFHSLGTQRKITLCLSSSSGIVQFGNVAHESQPGSEIFRSLTFTPLVANQDQTQTHPSINVNSVKINGKKVSFDTPLGGGAQLSTVVPYTTLQTSIYANFESAYLKAASSMSMKRVDPVSPFGLCFESNGVGSSQVGPNVPVIDLVLQSEMVKWSIHGRNSMVQVNDDVMCLGFVDGGENPRNPIVIGGYQLEDVLVQIDFDTSMVGFSPSLLTKHATCSHFKP from the coding sequence ATGGCTTCCTCTTCCCTctttctctcactctctctcacCCTTTGCCTTGTTTCCTCTCTCTGCTATGCTCACAAATCTTCCTTAACCCTACCTGTGACAAAAGACGATTCAACCCACCAATACCTAACAACCCTCTCTTATGGCACCCCTGTTGAGTCTGCAAAATTCGTGCTTGATCTCGGAGGCTCAATCCTCTGGGCTGACTGTGCATCCAGAACCACCCCATCTTCCACCCTTGCCCCAATCTTCCACCGTTCAATTCGCTGCCTCACGGCAAAGGGTCCTGAAATTGAGACACATAGATGGCTCTCGAGTCTCGCAAATCCCATAGATCAAGATCAGCCGTGTCAAATTCCTGCAGAGAACAGCATCTCGGGGAAAAGGGTCACCGAAGGAGAGCTTGTGGAAGACTTAGTGATTAATCGCTCTCACGAGCTTCTCTTCACTTGCTCACCCACTCTTCTCTTGAACGGTTTAGCTACCGGTGCCAAAGGCATGGTAGGTCTTGATCGATCTCGCACTTCTTTTTCGTCTCAGGTTTTTCACTCACTTGGAACTCAGAGAAAAATCACTCTTTGTCTCTCTTCCTCTTCTGGGATTGTTCAATTTGGGAATGTGGCGCATGAATCCCAACCCGGGTCTGAAATTTTCAGATCTCTTACTTTTACACCCCTTGTCGCGAACCAAGACCAAACACAGACACACCCTTCCATCAACGTTAACTCCGTCAAAATCAACGGCAAAAAGGTTTCTTTCGACACCCCCTTGGGTGGGGGTGCTCAGCTGAGCACGGTGGTGCCTTACACCACTCTCCAAACCTCGATCTATGCAAACTTCGAAAGCGCTTATTTGAAAGCCGCTTCGTCTATGAGCATGAAAAGGGTCGATCCAGTTTCCCCCTTTGGGCTCTGCTTCGAATCCAACGGCGTTGGAAGCTCCCAAGTGGGGCCCAACGTGCCGGTCATTGATCTGGTCCTGCAGAGCGAGATGGTGAAGTGGAGCATACACGGAAGAAACTCCATGGTGCAGGTGAACGACGATGTTATGTGCTTAGGGTTTGTTGATGGAGGTGAGAATCCGAGGAACCCTATTGTGATTGGAGGGTATCAATTGGAGGATGTGTTGGTGCAGATTGATTTTGATACTTCCATGGTGGGATTCAGTCCTTCGCTTCTGACGAAGCATGCTACTTGCTCTCATTTCAAACCCTAG